In one window of Bacteroidota bacterium DNA:
- a CDS encoding S24 family peptidase, whose amino-acid sequence MPPAHLTKRQDQVYEHIRAYVREQGKPPTLKEIGAALSIRSTNGVSKHLAALEQKGYIRRTPNEARGISLVDAGTDPYAFDADVPSLLLVSRTDSAQPSRLRRRPKGALFADPLFLNDADEDDCLIGRAGDDGMGKAGILKGDYLVIQETKWRRLGDGIVVAALVGESLLAREFHLVDNKFHLRSADRTYPNEVFSVKDPGCHVIGPVRSVMRRL is encoded by the coding sequence ATGCCTCCCGCCCACCTCACTAAGCGCCAGGACCAGGTCTACGAACACATCCGGGCCTACGTCCGCGAACAGGGCAAGCCGCCGACCTTGAAAGAGATCGGTGCAGCCCTCTCGATCCGCTCCACCAACGGCGTCTCCAAGCACCTCGCTGCCCTCGAACAGAAGGGCTACATCCGCCGCACGCCGAACGAAGCGCGCGGCATCTCGCTCGTCGATGCCGGCACCGATCCCTACGCGTTCGACGCCGACGTGCCGAGCCTGCTGCTCGTCAGCCGGACCGACAGCGCCCAGCCCAGCCGCCTGCGCCGCCGACCCAAAGGAGCGCTGTTCGCAGACCCGCTATTCCTGAACGATGCCGACGAAGACGACTGCCTCATCGGCCGCGCCGGGGACGACGGCATGGGCAAGGCGGGCATCCTGAAGGGCGACTACCTCGTGATCCAGGAAACGAAGTGGCGACGGCTCGGCGATGGGATCGTCGTCGCGGCGCTCGTCGGCGAGTCGCTCCTGGCGCGGGAGTTCCACCTCGTCGACAACAAGTTCCACCTCAGGTCGGCCGACCGCACGTACCCCAACGAGGTCTTCAGCGTCAAGGACCCTGGCTGCCACGTCATCGGCCCCGTGCGCAGCGTGATGCGCCGGCTGTAA
- the mraZ gene encoding division/cell wall cluster transcriptional repressor MraZ — MARFKGQATNSVDEKGRVAIPAKMRRVLTPEANETFTATLGYEQCINLYPNDRWEQMEEEFGNLNQFNSETRLFIRDTLRWAEEVSLDKQGRIVLPKDLMREADLGDTALVIGALDHIEVWDPAQYEDYLDDRPAPKEEVAEKVMGQIRSGGAA, encoded by the coding sequence GTGGCACGCTTCAAAGGACAGGCTACAAACTCAGTAGACGAGAAGGGTCGCGTGGCGATCCCGGCTAAGATGCGCCGCGTCCTGACGCCCGAAGCGAACGAGACCTTCACCGCCACGCTCGGCTACGAGCAGTGCATCAACCTCTACCCCAACGACCGCTGGGAGCAGATGGAGGAAGAATTCGGCAATCTAAACCAATTCAACAGCGAGACCCGCCTCTTCATCCGCGACACCCTCCGCTGGGCCGAGGAAGTCTCACTCGACAAGCAGGGGCGCATCGTACTCCCGAAGGACCTGATGCGGGAAGCCGACCTCGGCGACACCGCCCTCGTCATCGGTGCCCTGGACCACATCGAAGTCTGGGACCCGGCGCAGTACGAAGACTACCTCGACGACCGGCCTGCGCCGAAGGAAGAGGTAGCCGAGAAGGTGATGGGTCAGATCCGCAGCGGAGGTGCCGCATGA
- the rsmH gene encoding 16S rRNA (cytosine(1402)-N(4))-methyltransferase RsmH, with translation MNRRTDRPQSEPPAPYATDYHAPVLYREVVGELITDPAGVYVDGTLGGGGHAAALLDALAPEGRVVGIDQDPEALATAKARLSGEAEAGRFRTLRGNFGDLERLLAEAGIEQIGGLLLDLGVSSHQIDEVRRGFAYVASGPLDMRMDTGAPLTAADLVNRAEPEELVHILRAYGEEPRAPKIVRALVKARPIETTGELAEVVRAATYHREEVKTLARVFQALRIAVNDELAVLERALIAGLRVLRPGGRIAVIAYHSLEDRRAKQFLRYGNFAGEPMRDFYGTLLTPWALLTRKPVTASDSEIEANPRARSARLRVAEKRDPEESGLGSAFSYPQTP, from the coding sequence ATGAACCGACGCACCGACCGGCCTCAGTCCGAGCCGCCCGCGCCCTACGCGACGGACTACCACGCCCCGGTCCTGTACAGAGAGGTCGTCGGTGAACTCATCACCGACCCGGCGGGCGTCTACGTCGACGGTACGCTCGGCGGCGGGGGTCACGCGGCGGCCCTCCTCGACGCGCTCGCGCCCGAGGGCCGCGTCGTCGGGATCGACCAGGACCCGGAGGCACTGGCGACGGCCAAAGCCCGGCTGTCCGGCGAGGCCGAGGCCGGGCGCTTCCGCACGCTCCGCGGCAACTTCGGCGACCTCGAACGGCTGCTCGCCGAGGCAGGTATTGAACAGATCGGTGGTCTGCTGCTCGACCTCGGCGTGTCGTCGCACCAGATCGATGAGGTGAGGCGCGGGTTCGCCTACGTCGCGAGCGGCCCGCTCGACATGCGGATGGACACCGGCGCCCCACTGACGGCTGCTGACCTCGTCAACCGCGCCGAGCCGGAAGAGCTCGTCCACATCCTGCGCGCTTACGGCGAGGAGCCGCGCGCGCCGAAGATCGTCCGCGCCCTCGTCAAAGCTCGGCCCATCGAGACGACCGGCGAGTTGGCCGAGGTCGTCCGCGCAGCGACGTACCACCGCGAAGAAGTCAAGACCCTGGCTCGCGTCTTCCAGGCGCTCCGCATCGCAGTCAACGACGAACTGGCCGTGCTGGAGCGGGCGCTCATCGCCGGGCTGCGCGTGCTCCGGCCCGGCGGGCGGATCGCCGTGATCGCCTACCACTCGCTGGAGGACCGGCGGGCCAAGCAGTTCCTGCGCTACGGCAACTTCGCCGGCGAGCCGATGCGCGACTTCTACGGCACCCTCCTCACGCCGTGGGCTCTCCTCACCCGCAAGCCGGTCACGGCGAGCGATTCCGAGATCGAGGCGAACCCGCGCGCCCGCAGCGCCCGCCTCCGCGTCGCCGAGAAGCGTGACCCCGAAGAGTCGGGCCTCGGCTCCGCCTTCTCCTATCCACAGACCCCGTAG
- a CDS encoding PASTA domain-containing protein has translation MPDLRGLSARQAAGWLAALGVAAQLRGAGVVADQSPAPGSPLPETAVLTFRYFP, from the coding sequence ATGCCGGACCTGCGCGGGCTGAGCGCTCGGCAGGCTGCCGGCTGGCTGGCTGCGCTCGGCGTCGCCGCACAGCTTCGCGGCGCGGGCGTCGTTGCCGACCAGTCGCCCGCGCCGGGGAGTCCGCTCCCCGAGACGGCGGTGCTGACCTTCCGCTACTTCCCGTGA
- a CDS encoding UDP-N-acetylmuramoyl-L-alanyl-D-glutamate--2,6-diaminopimelate ligase — protein MSRHEPLPLQRLLAPLRDAGLLVAATGNLDLPIDHLAHDSRAVGPDGCFFAIAGEQADGHLFIDKAVQHGATAVVCQSPPESLPARAALVTVTDTRAALAEAAAVFFGYPSRELQLVGVTGTNGKTTTVFLLHHLLAALGQKTGLIGTIEVRIGSETKPATHTTPDALALNALLREMADAGCAACAMEVSSHALAQERVRGQRFAAAVFTNLTHDHLDYHGSVEAYRGAKASLFKGLAEGAVIIANRDDAAWTAMVKGSAARLVTFGANAPEAGRAADELQGGLAEEHLRTEEHLGFEIVENDLAGLRLRLGGEVRPYRLAGAFNAYNLAAAYGVGRALGYPSEAVLDALQTALPVPGRLETIASEDGVLAVVDYAHTPDALENVLSTVRDMMDPEAVLTVVVGCGGDRDRAKRPAMGAIAERLADRVVLTNDNPRTEAPGAILAEILAGMADSNTATVLPDRAEAIRHAIGPAVPGDVVVVAGKGHETYQLTGTERHAFDDREQVRAAFDTRTS, from the coding sequence GTGAGCCGCCATGAACCGCTGCCGCTTCAACGCCTGCTGGCCCCTCTCCGCGATGCGGGGCTGCTCGTGGCGGCCACGGGGAATCTTGACCTACCCATCGACCACCTCGCGCACGACAGCCGGGCGGTCGGCCCCGACGGGTGCTTCTTCGCGATAGCGGGGGAGCAGGCCGACGGGCACCTGTTCATTGACAAGGCTGTGCAACACGGGGCGACGGCAGTGGTCTGCCAGTCGCCTCCCGAATCGCTCCCGGCGAGGGCGGCGCTCGTAACCGTTACGGACACGCGGGCCGCCCTCGCCGAGGCAGCGGCCGTCTTCTTCGGCTACCCCAGCCGCGAGCTGCAACTCGTCGGGGTGACCGGGACGAACGGCAAAACCACGACGGTCTTTTTGCTCCACCACCTCCTCGCGGCGCTCGGCCAGAAGACCGGGCTCATCGGGACGATTGAGGTGCGGATCGGGAGCGAAACGAAGCCGGCAACGCATACGACGCCGGACGCGCTCGCGCTGAACGCCCTCCTCCGGGAGATGGCGGACGCGGGCTGCGCGGCGTGCGCGATGGAAGTCTCCAGCCACGCGCTCGCCCAGGAGCGGGTGCGGGGCCAGCGCTTCGCCGCCGCCGTCTTTACCAATCTGACCCACGATCACCTCGACTATCACGGTTCGGTGGAGGCCTACCGCGGCGCGAAGGCGTCGCTGTTCAAGGGCCTCGCCGAGGGGGCCGTGATAATCGCCAACCGGGACGATGCGGCCTGGACGGCGATGGTGAAGGGGTCGGCGGCGCGGCTCGTGACCTTTGGGGCGAACGCCCCCGAGGCCGGCCGCGCCGCCGACGAATTGCAAGGCGGTCTCGCCGAGGAGCACCTCCGTACTGAGGAGCACCTCGGCTTCGAGATCGTCGAGAACGACCTCGCGGGGCTGCGGCTGCGGCTCGGCGGCGAGGTCCGGCCGTACCGGCTCGCGGGGGCGTTCAACGCCTATAACCTCGCCGCGGCCTACGGCGTCGGGCGCGCGCTCGGCTATCCAAGCGAGGCCGTGCTCGATGCGCTGCAGACCGCCCTGCCGGTGCCGGGCCGGCTGGAGACGATCGCGTCCGAAGACGGCGTGCTCGCGGTCGTCGACTACGCCCACACGCCGGACGCGCTCGAGAACGTCCTCTCGACGGTCCGCGACATGATGGACCCCGAGGCCGTGCTGACGGTCGTCGTCGGCTGCGGCGGCGACCGGGACCGCGCCAAGCGCCCCGCGATGGGCGCGATCGCCGAGCGCCTCGCCGACCGCGTGGTCCTGACCAACGACAACCCCCGCACCGAAGCGCCGGGCGCGATCCTCGCCGAGATCCTCGCCGGCATGGCGGACTCGAACACCGCAACCGTCCTCCCGGACCGCGCCGAGGCGATCCGCCACGCCATCGGCCCTGCGGTGCCAGGCGACGTGGTCGTCGTCGCCGGGAAGGGGCACGAGACCTACCAACTCACCGGCACCGAGCGCCACGCCTTCGACGACCGCGAACAGGTCCGCGCCGCTTTCGACACTCGCACTTCCTGA
- the mraY gene encoding phospho-N-acetylmuramoyl-pentapeptide-transferase, with product MLYHLFQWLEATYAPPGFQVFAFITVRASLAAVTALLIALFAGKKIIAFLRTRQLGETVREGEDAGAVSHEHKAGTPTMGGVIILLAICGATLLWGDLTNAYVLLVLLATLWMGAIGFADDYVKVIKKDKDGISEWTKIAGQTSLGLLLGAALYFLPAFRETNTLTSLPFIANGTFDYDFLSPLVGVDLGWLIYIPIVVFIVTALSNAVNITDGLDGLTTGTAAFVSIGLIGLVYITGNVNLAAFVNDLYLPRSGELTIFAAAMAAACFGFLWYNGYPAQVFMGDTGSLALGAAIGTTAIMIKKELLLPVLCAIFFVETLSVIIQTVYFKYTKAKTGEGRRVFKMAPLHHHYEALGTHESKIVVRFWIVTAMFVILTLLVLRIR from the coding sequence ATGCTCTATCACCTCTTTCAATGGCTGGAAGCGACCTACGCCCCGCCGGGCTTCCAGGTCTTCGCCTTCATCACCGTCCGCGCCTCGCTCGCGGCGGTGACGGCGCTCCTCATCGCGCTCTTCGCCGGGAAGAAGATTATCGCCTTTCTCCGCACCCGGCAGCTCGGCGAGACGGTCCGCGAGGGCGAGGACGCCGGGGCCGTCAGCCACGAGCACAAGGCCGGCACGCCCACGATGGGCGGCGTCATCATCCTGCTCGCCATCTGCGGCGCGACGCTCCTCTGGGGCGACCTCACGAACGCCTACGTCCTCCTCGTCCTCCTCGCCACGCTCTGGATGGGCGCGATCGGCTTCGCCGACGACTACGTCAAGGTCATCAAGAAAGACAAGGACGGGATCAGCGAGTGGACCAAGATCGCCGGCCAGACCTCGCTCGGGCTGCTCCTCGGTGCGGCGCTCTACTTCCTCCCGGCCTTCCGCGAGACCAACACGCTGACGAGCCTGCCCTTCATCGCCAACGGCACGTTCGACTACGACTTCCTCAGCCCGCTCGTTGGGGTCGACCTCGGCTGGCTGATCTACATCCCGATTGTCGTCTTCATCGTCACCGCGCTCTCGAACGCCGTCAACATCACCGACGGCCTCGACGGCCTCACGACCGGCACCGCGGCGTTCGTCTCGATTGGGCTGATCGGGCTGGTCTACATCACGGGCAACGTCAACCTCGCGGCGTTCGTGAACGACCTCTACCTGCCGCGCTCGGGCGAGCTCACCATCTTCGCCGCGGCAATGGCGGCGGCGTGCTTCGGCTTCCTGTGGTACAACGGCTACCCGGCGCAGGTCTTCATGGGCGATACCGGCTCGCTCGCGCTCGGCGCGGCGATCGGGACGACGGCCATCATGATCAAGAAGGAACTGCTGCTGCCGGTGCTGTGCGCCATCTTTTTCGTCGAGACGCTCTCGGTGATCATCCAAACGGTCTACTTCAAATACACGAAGGCCAAGACGGGCGAGGGGCGGCGGGTCTTCAAGATGGCCCCGCTCCACCACCACTACGAGGCGCTCGGCACGCACGAGTCGAAGATCGTCGTCCGCTTCTGGATCGTGACCGCGATGTTCGTCATCCTCACGCTCCTCGTCCTACGTATCCGATGA
- the murD gene encoding UDP-N-acetylmuramoyl-L-alanine--D-glutamate ligase has product MNVEGKKVTVVGAARSGLAVARLLAARGAEVFLTEQGRAAPGVADDLDAAGVAHEFGGHTVRALDADFLAVSPGVPTQASLVQNALGGSLAVYSEVEVASWFCDAPIIAVTGSNGKTTTTSLVAHIVRTADRPLVVAGNIGTAFADRVADCDAETLAVLEVSSFQLDHIDTFRPCVSVLLNITPDHLNRYDGDFGRYAAAKLRIFENQQPGDVLVYNHDDDLVRERAEQTAPDGVTRYPFSLDHELDRGAFVRDGSIVLRLTSPESSIAMEEVLMPASDLSLRGRHNLYNSLAAAVSARAMEISSDVVRESLASFEGVAHRLEFVRELGGVRYVNDSKATNVNAVWYALESFDEPVVLIAGGRDKGNDYASLVPLVKAGCRGVVGLGESGDKVVLELGDHAKAAARAQSMAEAIQFARLMAEEGDVILLSPACASFDMYTSYEQRGDEFKRLVNSL; this is encoded by the coding sequence ATGAACGTCGAGGGCAAAAAAGTCACCGTCGTCGGGGCCGCGCGCAGCGGGCTCGCTGTGGCGAGGCTCCTCGCCGCGCGCGGGGCCGAGGTGTTCCTGACCGAGCAGGGCCGCGCTGCGCCGGGCGTGGCCGACGACCTCGACGCGGCCGGCGTCGCGCACGAGTTCGGCGGCCACACCGTCCGCGCGCTCGACGCGGACTTCCTCGCCGTCTCGCCCGGCGTCCCGACCCAGGCCAGCCTCGTGCAGAACGCGCTCGGCGGCAGCCTCGCGGTCTACTCCGAAGTCGAGGTGGCGTCGTGGTTCTGCGACGCGCCCATCATCGCTGTCACCGGCAGCAACGGGAAGACCACGACGACCTCGCTCGTCGCCCACATCGTCCGCACAGCCGACCGCCCGCTCGTCGTGGCCGGCAACATCGGGACCGCCTTTGCGGACCGCGTGGCCGACTGCGACGCCGAGACCCTCGCCGTGCTCGAAGTCTCCAGCTTCCAGCTCGACCACATCGACACTTTTCGTCCCTGCGTGAGCGTCCTCCTCAACATCACCCCCGACCACCTGAACCGCTACGACGGCGACTTCGGCCGGTACGCAGCGGCCAAGCTGCGCATCTTCGAGAACCAGCAGCCCGGCGACGTGCTCGTCTACAACCACGACGACGACCTCGTCCGCGAGCGCGCCGAGCAGACTGCTCCCGACGGCGTCACGCGCTACCCCTTCAGCCTCGACCACGAACTCGACCGGGGGGCCTTCGTCCGCGATGGCTCTATTGTCCTCCGCCTGACCTCACCCGAATCCTCAATTGCCATGGAAGAGGTACTCATGCCCGCCTCCGACCTGTCCCTGCGCGGACGCCACAATCTCTACAACTCGCTCGCCGCGGCGGTCTCGGCGCGGGCGATGGAGATCTCGTCCGACGTGGTCCGCGAGAGCCTCGCCTCGTTCGAGGGCGTGGCGCACCGGCTGGAGTTCGTCCGCGAGCTCGGCGGCGTGCGCTACGTCAACGACTCGAAGGCCACCAACGTCAACGCCGTCTGGTACGCGCTCGAGAGCTTCGACGAGCCGGTCGTGCTGATCGCCGGCGGGCGCGACAAGGGCAACGACTACGCCTCGCTCGTGCCGCTCGTCAAGGCGGGATGCCGCGGCGTCGTCGGGCTCGGCGAGAGCGGCGACAAGGTGGTCCTCGAACTCGGCGACCACGCCAAGGCCGCCGCCCGCGCCCAGTCGATGGCTGAGGCGATCCAGTTCGCGCGCCTCATGGCTGAGGAGGGCGACGTGATCCTGCTCAGCCCCGCCTGCGCCTCGTTCGACATGTACACCAGCTACGAGCAGCGCGGCGACGAATTCAAACGCCTGGTAAACAGTTTGTAG
- a CDS encoding FtsW/RodA/SpoVE family cell cycle protein, with protein sequence MASVTSHIRTRAAALPPADKYVVWVVFALAALGVVAVYSAVSFFAETVPGGDTERMLFRHLGRMGLALAAVGVVSVLDYRRVAQLSKWLLAGALALLVFVQLSGVVLGGAQRWLEVGGVSFQPSDFAKVALILHLAVLLAKKQVYINEFERGFVPLLVWTVPTIALIGMEDLSTAAVLSAAVGVMMVVGRVPTRYLTALVAVGLLAAYLFLLTSPQRAARVESWLGAKVFPHTEAVQVFSDQDEGYQARQARIAIAMGGLTGVGPGKSVQRDFLPAPFNDFIFAIIAEEWGVLGAGALLFGFVVLLFQGFLRIARQAPDPLGLFLAVGLTTVLVLYGFVNAGVASGLLPVTGLPMPFVSYGGTSLLATGVMAGLLLNISRHATPA encoded by the coding sequence ATGGCGAGTGTAACGAGCCATATCAGAACCCGCGCGGCGGCGCTCCCGCCTGCCGACAAGTACGTCGTGTGGGTCGTGTTCGCCCTCGCGGCGCTCGGCGTGGTGGCGGTCTACAGCGCGGTCTCGTTCTTCGCCGAGACGGTGCCGGGCGGCGACACCGAGCGGATGCTGTTCCGGCACCTCGGGCGGATGGGCCTCGCGCTCGCGGCGGTCGGGGTCGTGTCGGTGCTGGACTACCGGCGGGTGGCCCAACTCTCGAAGTGGCTGCTGGCGGGCGCTCTTGCGCTGCTGGTGTTCGTGCAGCTCTCGGGGGTCGTGCTCGGCGGGGCGCAGCGGTGGCTCGAGGTCGGCGGCGTCTCGTTCCAGCCGTCGGACTTCGCCAAGGTGGCCCTCATCCTCCACCTCGCCGTGCTGCTCGCCAAGAAGCAGGTCTACATCAACGAGTTCGAGCGCGGGTTCGTCCCGCTCCTCGTCTGGACGGTCCCGACGATCGCCCTCATCGGGATGGAGGACCTCTCGACGGCGGCGGTGCTCTCGGCGGCCGTCGGGGTGATGATGGTCGTCGGGCGCGTGCCGACGCGCTACCTCACCGCGCTCGTGGCGGTCGGCCTCCTGGCGGCCTACCTCTTCCTCCTGACCTCGCCGCAGCGGGCGGCGCGCGTCGAGAGCTGGCTCGGCGCGAAGGTCTTCCCGCACACCGAGGCCGTACAGGTTTTCTCCGACCAGGACGAGGGCTACCAGGCGCGGCAGGCGCGGATCGCGATTGCGATGGGCGGGCTGACGGGGGTCGGCCCGGGCAAGTCGGTCCAGCGGGACTTCCTGCCGGCTCCGTTCAACGACTTCATCTTCGCCATCATCGCTGAGGAGTGGGGGGTGCTCGGCGCGGGCGCGCTGCTCTTCGGGTTCGTGGTGCTGCTCTTCCAGGGGTTCCTGCGGATCGCTCGGCAGGCTCCCGACCCGCTCGGGCTGTTCCTCGCGGTCGGGCTGACGACCGTCCTCGTGCTCTACGGGTTTGTCAACGCCGGCGTGGCGAGCGGCCTCCTGCCCGTCACCGGCCTCCCGATGCCGTTTGTCTCCTACGGCGGCACCTCGCTCCTCGCCACCGGCGTCATGGCCGGGCTGCTCCTCAACATTTCCCGCCACGCAACGCCTGCCTGA
- the murG gene encoding undecaprenyldiphospho-muramoylpentapeptide beta-N-acetylglucosaminyltransferase → MPSSTSSHIAPRVLFACGGTGGHVYPAIAIADALREEAPDVAIAFAGTRDRMEWEAVPKAGYPVHAVTVTGFPRSLSPKLLAFPFKLAKGLGDSWTLVGGFDPDVVVGTGGYVAGPVGLAAYLRGVPLAIQEQNAYAGATNKLLARVADRVFVAFDAATGYFPAGKSVLTGNPVRADLAGADRKAARAHFEVEPGQRVLLAMGGSLGAGPVNDALRTHLDALLADEALTVIWQTGRRYFEDLRRQVPEHPRLRLLQYLDRMDFAYAAADLAVCRAGAITCSELAVTGTPSVLVPSPNVTADHQTKNARALADAGAAVLLPEPRLAGEFLPTVQTLLTDGDRLAAMKTAALALARPGAAREIARAVLALVQREVTA, encoded by the coding sequence ATGCCCTCTTCGACCTCTTCCCATATCGCACCGCGCGTCCTGTTCGCCTGCGGCGGCACGGGCGGGCACGTCTACCCGGCGATCGCAATCGCCGATGCGCTCCGCGAGGAGGCCCCGGACGTGGCGATCGCCTTCGCGGGCACGCGCGACCGGATGGAGTGGGAGGCTGTCCCGAAGGCGGGCTACCCGGTCCACGCCGTCACCGTGACCGGCTTCCCGCGCAGCCTCTCGCCGAAGCTGCTCGCCTTCCCGTTCAAGCTGGCCAAGGGCCTCGGGGATAGCTGGACGCTCGTCGGCGGGTTCGACCCCGACGTGGTGGTCGGGACGGGCGGCTACGTCGCGGGGCCGGTCGGCCTCGCGGCCTACCTGCGCGGGGTGCCGCTTGCGATCCAGGAGCAGAACGCCTACGCCGGGGCGACCAACAAGCTGCTCGCACGCGTTGCCGACCGCGTCTTCGTCGCCTTCGACGCGGCGACCGGCTATTTCCCCGCGGGCAAGAGCGTCCTCACCGGCAACCCTGTCCGGGCCGACCTCGCGGGGGCGGACCGGAAGGCGGCACGGGCGCACTTCGAGGTCGAACCGGGCCAGCGGGTGCTCCTCGCCATGGGCGGCTCGCTCGGGGCCGGGCCGGTCAACGACGCGCTCCGCACGCACCTCGACGCACTCCTCGCCGACGAGGCCCTCACCGTCATCTGGCAGACGGGGCGACGCTACTTCGAGGACCTCCGGCGGCAGGTGCCTGAGCACCCGCGCCTGCGGCTCCTCCAGTACCTCGACCGGATGGACTTCGCCTACGCCGCGGCCGACCTCGCCGTCTGCCGCGCCGGGGCGATTACGTGCAGCGAACTCGCCGTCACCGGCACGCCCTCGGTCCTCGTCCCGAGCCCGAACGTCACGGCGGACCACCAGACCAAGAACGCCCGCGCCCTGGCCGACGCCGGGGCTGCCGTCCTCCTCCCCGAGCCGCGTCTTGCCGGCGAGTTTCTACCGACTGTGCAGACGCTCCTCACCGACGGCGACCGGCTCGCGGCGATGAAGACCGCCGCCCTCGCCCTCGCCCGGCCCGGCGCAGCCCGCGAGATCGCCCGCGCCGTCCTCGCCCTCGTCCAGCGGGAGGTGACGGCATGA
- the murC gene encoding UDP-N-acetylmuramate--L-alanine ligase has protein sequence MTGTMRRQASFGRIKNVHMVGIGGIGMSSIAEVLIARGYRVSGSDLQASPVTRRLASLGATVHEGHAAEHVADADVVVYSSAVRPEANPETQEAERRRVPLIRRAEMLGELMRAKYGIGIAGTHGKTTTTSMAGLVVQHGGFDPTIIVGGKVTVFDSNAVSGEGDIIIIEADEYDRTFLRLTPALAVVTNIEADHLDIYSDLGDLKDAFVEFACSVPFFGAAIVCLDDPAVREVLRRIERRVITYGTSRQAQIRAESIEQVGPVTRFGVVRDGEMLGEVTLRAPGLHNVRNALAAVAIGLELDIPFSRIQEALAAFTGVDRRFQIKGEAAGLIVIDDYAHHPTEIEATLDAASTGWPDRRVVAVFQPHLYSRTRDFQEAFARAFYDADVLVLTEIYGAREAPIEGVTGKALADLTSRYGHRDVRFVPDTSDLPSFLREVTRPGDLVLTMGAGDVWTCGEEFLEQLQDEEAA, from the coding sequence ATGACGGGCACGATGCGCAGGCAGGCGAGCTTCGGGCGGATCAAAAACGTCCACATGGTCGGCATCGGCGGGATCGGGATGTCGTCGATTGCCGAGGTGCTCATCGCGCGCGGCTACCGCGTCAGCGGCTCCGACCTCCAGGCGAGCCCCGTCACCCGGCGCCTCGCCTCGCTCGGGGCAACGGTTCACGAGGGCCACGCCGCCGAGCACGTCGCCGACGCCGACGTCGTCGTCTACTCGTCCGCCGTGCGGCCCGAGGCCAACCCCGAGACGCAGGAGGCCGAGCGCCGCCGCGTCCCGCTCATCCGCCGGGCCGAGATGCTCGGCGAGCTGATGCGCGCCAAGTACGGCATCGGCATCGCTGGCACGCACGGCAAGACGACCACGACCAGCATGGCCGGCCTCGTCGTCCAGCACGGCGGCTTCGACCCCACGATCATCGTCGGCGGCAAGGTGACGGTCTTCGACTCCAACGCCGTCTCGGGCGAGGGCGACATCATCATCATCGAGGCCGACGAGTACGACCGGACGTTCCTCCGGCTGACCCCCGCCCTCGCCGTTGTCACCAACATCGAGGCCGACCACCTCGACATCTACAGCGACCTCGGCGACCTCAAGGACGCCTTCGTCGAGTTCGCCTGCTCGGTCCCGTTCTTCGGCGCGGCCATCGTCTGCCTCGACGACCCGGCCGTGCGCGAGGTGCTCCGCCGGATCGAGCGCCGCGTCATCACCTACGGCACGAGCCGGCAGGCGCAGATCCGCGCCGAGAGCATCGAGCAGGTCGGCCCCGTGACGCGGTTCGGGGTGGTCCGAGACGGCGAGATGCTGGGCGAGGTGACGCTCCGTGCGCCCGGCCTCCACAACGTCCGCAACGCGCTCGCCGCCGTCGCCATCGGGCTGGAGCTGGACATTCCGTTTTCCCGGATTCAGGAGGCGCTCGCGGCCTTCACGGGCGTCGACCGCCGCTTCCAGATCAAGGGCGAGGCCGCCGGCCTGATCGTGATCGACGACTACGCCCACCACCCGACCGAGATCGAGGCGACGCTCGACGCGGCCTCGACCGGGTGGCCGGACCGCCGCGTCGTCGCCGTCTTCCAGCCGCACCTCTACAGCCGCACCCGCGACTTCCAGGAAGCGTTCGCCCGCGCGTTCTACGACGCCGACGTCCTCGTCCTGACCGAGATCTACGGCGCGCGCGAGGCCCCCATCGAAGGCGTCACCGGCAAGGCCCTGGCCGACCTTACCTCGCGCTACGGCCACCGCGACGTGCGCTTCGTCCCGGACACGTCGGACCTGCCCAGCTTCCTGCGCGAGGTGACGCGTCCCGGCGACCTCGTCCTCACGATGGGCGCGGGCGACGTGTGGACCTGCGGCGAGGAGTTTCTGGAGCAGCTTCAAGACGAGGAGGCTGCGTGA